In one window of Terriglobales bacterium DNA:
- a CDS encoding prepilin-type N-terminal cleavage/methylation domain-containing protein has product MRSRKKRASGFTLIELLVVIAIALVVAGMAIPYFINVIRDYRLRVAAINAMGMIQEARMRAVRDARFYSVYYIGANPVQYYVDVYPQNANGTSGNGGAAVACDNPPPAGTGLCDPVMGFPGEIVPRPVGTAPMTGQLRNLFLPGSAVNPYDGMNAQSPVSFSAEGVPCLPAGAAAGIVGGSICNSRSNWMNPGAPVAYWVFYQHNTKLTWQAVTVTPAGRIQRWVYSTGGWAMA; this is encoded by the coding sequence ATGAGAAGCAGGAAGAAGCGGGCAAGCGGCTTCACACTGATCGAGCTGCTGGTGGTGATCGCCATCGCCCTGGTCGTGGCGGGCATGGCGATCCCGTACTTCATCAACGTGATCCGCGACTACCGGTTGCGCGTGGCCGCGATCAACGCGATGGGCATGATCCAGGAAGCGCGCATGCGCGCGGTGCGCGACGCGCGGTTCTACTCCGTGTATTACATCGGGGCGAACCCGGTGCAGTACTACGTGGACGTGTACCCGCAGAACGCGAATGGGACATCGGGGAACGGAGGCGCCGCGGTGGCGTGTGACAACCCACCGCCTGCCGGCACGGGGCTGTGCGACCCGGTGATGGGATTCCCGGGCGAGATCGTGCCGCGCCCGGTGGGCACGGCGCCGATGACGGGCCAGCTGCGCAATCTCTTCCTGCCCGGTTCGGCGGTGAACCCGTATGACGGCATGAACGCGCAGAGTCCGGTGAGCTTCAGCGCGGAGGGTGTTCCGTGCCTGCCGGCGGGCGCCGCGGCCGGCATCGTCGGCGGGTCGATCTGCAACTCGCGCAGCAACTGGATGAACCCGGGAGCGCCGGTGGCGTACTGGGTCTTCTACCAACACAATACCAAGCTCACGTGGCAGGCCGTGACGGTGACGCCGGCCGGCCGCATCCAGCGCTGGGTGTACTCGACCGGCGGCTGGGCGATGGCATAG
- a CDS encoding nuclear transport factor 2 family protein: MKRVLSMAVVLCLSLLTTSCWEEKQPPTWKTATGPEAYEKLFWDEVKAKNWPQVEGRLGATFVAIDSEGRHDRAETMALFRQLDLQDFSLGEMKSEPNGSDMMVTYTIVMHGTYKGQPLPNTPLRMLTVWQQVKGGWIAVAHADVPATNP; the protein is encoded by the coding sequence ATGAAGAGAGTCTTGTCGATGGCGGTCGTCCTCTGCCTCAGCCTGCTCACCACCTCCTGCTGGGAGGAGAAGCAGCCGCCGACCTGGAAGACGGCCACCGGCCCAGAAGCCTACGAGAAGTTGTTCTGGGACGAGGTGAAAGCCAAGAACTGGCCGCAGGTGGAAGGCCGCCTCGGCGCCACCTTCGTCGCCATCGACAGCGAGGGCCGCCACGACCGCGCCGAGACCATGGCGCTGTTCCGCCAGCTCGACCTGCAGGATTTCTCCCTCGGCGAGATGAAGAGCGAACCCAACGGCAGCGACATGATGGTGACCTACACCATCGTCATGCACGGCACCTACAAGGGGCAGCCCCTTCCGAACACGCCGCTCCGCATGCTTACGGTCTGGCAGCAGGTGAAGGGGGGATGGATCGCGGTGGCGCACGCCGATGTCCCCGCGACGAATCCGTAA